The Pieris brassicae chromosome 7, ilPieBrab1.1, whole genome shotgun sequence genome includes the window ccttctcttggggtggctgtattccttccgctgtgacttggtgaccgaggaatttcacagttggctggccgaaaacacattttgatgggttgatggtgatgccgtattcttctagtcgctgtaatacgatgcgtagatgttttcggtgctcttcctcgtcgattgatgctatgagtagatcatcaacgaaagggaatacgaagtcgagttcgcgcagtacttcgtgaataaagcgttggaaagtctgtccggcgttctttagaccaggacacatgcgcggaaactcgaaaagaccaaaaggtgtgatgatggcggttttctccacatcttgctcgctgactggcagttgttggtacgcgcgattgaggtcgagtgtggagaaaattttcttccctgcgagttggtatgtgaagtcacgtatgcgtggtatgggataccgatcgggcttggttatggcgttgagtcttcggtaatcgccacacacgcgtaggtctccattcttctttggcacgacgtgaagaggtgatgcccaagggcttttgcttggtctgcataacccttgatcgatcatgttttggaattctttcctgaccatttcgtaacgatgcggtgcaatggggcgtggcttgcagtgaaggggaggtccatttgtttcaatgaagtgttcaaCGGAATGTTTGGGACTAAGCTTCATTGAAGTGATTCTGGTTGTGCCTGGGAAATCTTCTAGTATGCTGTGGTAATTTTGCTCAATGTCAATACTACGAACTGTAGGTATGTCTGCAGTACTGAGTTGAGCGTTTGTTACCAGTTTTGTTTTCCCGTCGATCAATCTTCTGTTTTTTACGTCGACAATGAGGTGGTGGTACTGCAAGaaatctgctcccaggattgccttagacacatctgCTATGACGAATTTCCATGTATATGGTCTTCGGAGGTTAAGATCGAGTTGGAGTGACTTCTCTCCGTATGTTGGAATGACCGTGTTGTTGGCGGCGTAGAGTTGAAACGGCAGTGGTTTTTCGCGTGAGCCTTTTGCCTTTGGTAGCACGGAGATATTGGCTCCTGTGTCGACCAAAAAGGTATGTTTAGTTACcctgtcggtaacgaaaaggcggtgtgatgattcggtaacgccggttcccgccgcggccagcgttacttttagttttccgacTGGTTTATGGGCTTGAAACTGCATGGTGGTGCGCATTTCTTCGCGTCCATACCGTAGCGATGATGGTAATAGCAGTACggcattggagattttttccgGCTTCGATCTTCCATCTGCGACTCTCGTCGGTTTTCGTTGCGCTTTGTTGATGCGTTCCGCGAGCGTGATTGTAAATGGTAGCGAGAACGACTGTTGCGGTAGTTGTCGCGCGGTTGTACTCGTAGCTCGGCAACTTCCAAAGACAACCTTCTTATTTCACCGATAAGGGTGTCGATGGTTGGTTGTTCTGGAATTGGTGGCGATGCTACAGGTGTGAAAGGCGTTGCGACGGCAGCGATGTGTTGCGACGGCGTGTGGACTTCCATCATCTTGTCCGCGAGCAAGGTCAGGTCGTCAAGCGTCGTGTTGATTTTAAACGCTTCGCTGACGACTAGCACGGAACGAATGTGTGGCGGCAGATGCTCGAGCCACATCATTTTGATGGTGCTCTCGGGAAATTTGTCCTTGTTAAGCTGCTTCATTTGCCTCATCAGCTGGCTGGGTTTCTGGTCTCCAAGCTCAACTTGCGACAGTAGCTTCTTCGTTTGTGCGCTGTTAGATTCTTCGTATAGCGATATTAAACGGTCTTTAATGGCGTTGTAGTAATCTGCTTCCGGCGGCGAGCAAATGAGATCAGCGATGTTTTGGATATCTTGCTTTTCAAGCTGTGCGATGACCATCTGGGCGAGCTGGGCCTGGCTTCGTTTCAGATCGGCGGTTGCTGCTTCGAAACTGCAGAACCAGAGGAGCGGCTGGTCGCGCCAGAATGGTGGGACACGGAGCGACAGTGAGATACCGGAGACTTCTTGGCTCGACGGAtgtgatgaaacttgacgctctgcaccggaattttctgtgttcgtcatcttcaattttcttggtgttcttctcggggtcaccactttagggtagttttactttaggttgtttggtccttatttggttaaaataaaacttcctaataattcgttgagaagaggtgaagatggaatgtggaatgtgtttaatttttaaaaactgtagatttatatacaaaaattatcctacctggccactagtggtaacatgtggtaccaagatgcgaagggtgcgtagacaataaaatcgaggcgcggcaaaaagttgtcctaacggtaacgcaattaactgttcttttcagaacaaattattgtttcatgacgacacgtactaatcacctacaggcTTAATCAAGATGCCTGGAAGGAAAATGGAAACTTTAACACATGCCTGCTGAAAAATGATTCTAACTGCAGACGGCTCCTTTCTTTAACTCACTCCTACAACCTTTAAAACTTACATCTCAATGCCCATAAAGTCCCCGGTCTTACTCCGTCACTTTTAGATCTTATTTTTGTTTCCTCTCCTCACCTTGTCACTAAGCATGGGCAACTTCCTGCTGTCATCTTCTCACATCATGACCTTCTTTATTTCTCCTTTTAAGCGAAGCCACCCAAACAGAAGCCCTGCTAGTAACGGTAGTTATGCGTCGCAGCTTTGGTGGAATCGACCATGAGAGCCTGCTCAGTGATGCATCCAAAATTGACTGAAGTGGTCTGTACGACTTAGCTTATTACGAACCTCTTTGataacccccccccccctagtGAGGCGTGTCTCTTAAACATGCTCCCTGACTCTCTGACGATATAAAAAGCTTGATTCACAAAAAAAACAGAGCCATAGCTAAGATAGCATAAATGAGAACTGCTAAATCTAATGCGGAGcgtgaaaaatataaagtagttCGCGATCGTTGTAATCAACACCTTTTACTGCCTACGATAAGTCTGCTCTTGGAAAGACGCTCAATAATCTTGAATCTCTTCCTACTCCAAACTTCGTGCCTTGATTGAATTTGACTGAATTCGCTGAGTGCGAAGGGGAGGGTTGCATGCTGTCCATCTCGTCGGATGTAATCAAGTTTGTCGCGCTTTGATCTTACCTACCTTGCCAGCTGttcatatatcatatattcaattattcaGTTACTAATGGTAAATTTCCTACTTCTTGGAAGGATAGTTTAGTTATTTCTATGCCCAAACGGCCCGATCCCATTAACTTTTCTGACTTCCGGCCCTTTTTTTATTCTACCATTCCTATCAAAACTCTGAAAAGCCTTATACACTCACAGCTTAGTAAATTCTGAATAAAAACTCCATTTAAGACCCTCTCCAATCGAGCTTCCGCCCGACTACTGCATTGGTTAAGGTTTCTGACGACATTACCGAGGGATGGATGGTGGGCAGCTCACTGTTCTCACTCTGCTTGACTTTAgcaatgattttaatattgtggACTTTGTGGAATTTTGCTTGGGTTGCTTCGCTCTAAAAAATCCCTCCATTCGCTTTTGACTGGTTTGATAGCTATCTTAACGGTCGTATTAAAATCAATGATACCCACACTCAGTGGAATAATGTAAGTACTGGTGCTCCGCAGGGTGGTGTACTTTTGCCTCTTTTATTTTCTATCTTTATCAACACCTGTCAGCACATCTATCGGCACCTTTTTGTAGTCTGTGCTGTCAAATACAACCAAACACTGTGATCAAAAAAGTTAGGTTAGTACAATCTGTAACAATCACTAGTCTTGTATACATATCTGtggtgaaaaaaaaatctagtaaTCTATCACTATGGACAATGGATAGTGGATATTGGATATCCAGTTCTGTGCAAAGAAACAgatatattgtttgtattttccaaaaataaagaattcaaCATTgtaatcttattatttaataaaaagtataatatcaGTTAGTCAGGAAATTggattgaatatataaataacatacaatGGTGAGTATATCTTAGAAAGCGgcattgaatattaattgaattaagtTCTTTTcaggttatattatttatattgttttctttattgaaTCTTAACAGTAAACTTTATGTTTGCTTGtggaaaataaaagtaaatcataaaaaaaatatgattgttatttgcgtaataaaacatattcaatttgaattttatttttaacgtatACACGTTATTAACATCCAAAATTTCAAGATGTTGctcaagaaattatttatgattatttaagaaaatatctcAAGTAGACATTGTGAAATACttgatattttatgtttgtttttctttgcaGGCTAGAAATGCTGAAAAGGCTATGtaagtgaaattatttaatcctGGACCTAATCTTGGggaatctaaataataattatcaatattatactttattttacaaaattatgagTATTTTTAGAAAGCAATGAAAGGAAATATAGAAGTTATAAAAGCTTatctaaactttaaattttagtatatatcttataatCTAAATTTTTTAGGACTACTTTGGCTCGCTGGAGAGCAGCCCAAGTCCAAGAAGCTGGAGGACAGCGCGAGCGCCGGCCTTACTTAGCATCTGAATGTAATGATCTACCACAAGCCGAGAAGTGGAGACTCCAAATTGTCAGAGAAATTGCTAAGAAAGTGGCTCAAATACAAAATGGTAAATGGTGCAATTTATACtagaattacaaaaatcatGTCTAGTTAACATATAAATCTTCCTTTCTTTCTATTggtttatgtaaaataacaaacaatatttagatatataacacaaaattgctttatttttattcggtAACTTTATTATCTTACATTtagatttaacaaattttatatttttagatttaaactatatttttatatgtagcGGTAGGATCATATTGTCTCTGAAACAATgcttaatatactttataactgctaatatatacatatgttatctgtaacacaaaaaaaacttataaatatttaaaatttaaagtaacgGTAATCTATTAGGCCATGGCCATTTTTAAATAGCCGAACCTGTcatcaaaattttatgtatcaattttccaaattatgttatattctGAGCATACACTAACATGGACCAAATTAGTTTACAAGAACCTCAATCTCACGAAGAAAGTATCAAATCGCAGAACAAATCAGTAATACATTCAGAATATCCTCTGACATTGGAGGCTGAAAATGAAACATTAGGTTTTCCAAACATGCCATCCATATCTACCTTAAATACCCAGAAGCCATCAAGTCCTATATCGTCAAAAAGAGGTACTCCACGGGCATCAATTAAAAGTGATGGAAAACGTAATAGCAGAATACTAAGTCCACAAAGTCCTAAAAGCATAAGCCTTAAATCTCCTGTGGGAGGCAAGTTAACTGACATTGCAAGTAGTCTTATTAGGGAACCTGAAAAAGAAGCATCTAAGGAAGATTTAAGTATTACACGAGGCTCGGTTCCTGTTATAAACAACATAGATAAAATAGCTAACATGACAAAGAAATTAACAAGTGAAGCCAATGCATTAAGAGAAtctataaaaagtttaagCGATGATATTACGAAAACTAAAGAAGTATTTGCCGCCGAAGATGCTGAAGATGTTAATTTTCCATACCACCTTTTTCTTATTGAGCTTATCATTAACAGAATACATATGAAGTGTGATTGCTTTGAGTTGGATTACAACAACCTTGTCATTGCTGCAAATTTTCTTGGAAAGCAACCAATAGTTCTCTACGACATGTCTTATGGAAAAGTTGTTGATTTTGATCACTTAAACGTTGGAAAATCGATCTTATTCGCTATGACATACGATAAAATTTGCGGTATTaaggagtttgttgtaaatcTTCAAATGTCTAAGCAACCACCTTGCTCAAACTGTGTTACGAAAATTGCTGAAACGAAAATGGATTACACAAAACAATTCTCCAAACTAAGAGAGGAACTATGCAAAAAGTGGACAGAGGAACAGCCGACGgacaatattatatgtacGACTTCTACGCCGCTATcgaaacaaatgttttatttatattgtggtGACAGCGACCAGAACGAGTCTATCGGGATGGTAGAAATAACAACGCGAATGTCTTTTCTTGGAAAAGAAATTACAACGGCATTTAGCGCTACATCAAAACCTCAAGGAACTGCATATCTTCGAAAAGAAGATAATGGAATGTCCCTCTATGCATGTCAGAATGTTGAGATGGACTGCCAAGGCAAAGTACTGCTAGACGAAGAGGTCCTTACGAGACGCGAGGTACCGCGTAGTATGCACACGATGTCGTCGCGTAGACCGGAAAGTCCAGTCTCACAGTTGTCAACTTTGTCTCCTCAATCAACTAGAGAATATGTTGCCCAACAGAAACATATATACAACCAAGGTAACTTAGATCtaggaaatttatttttatctttcagCAATACGATACTTAATTAACCTTCTGTTTTAGAAAGCCCCAACAAATATGACGAAATATTTGCAAAAGTGAACtctaatgaattaaaaatacggGTGCCTAAAAGCACAAAGATCGATAGAATGGGAAAATACGATAAGATTCAAGAATTATGTACATGTGAAGAAACTCCGTATAACACTGGCGACCAAATTCAGTTTCAACTGCCAAATGACAGAGCCTCCAACACTTATACGTCAAACTTAATGTACACTCATAAAACACACGATAAGCGATCAGATAAAGATAGGAGGATCATTAACATAACACCAAGTAATTGCCCGGTTCCAGTGAATATGTCGAAACAAATACACCCCCaaaaagatgtttttattcttaaaataggAAAGAAATTGGAAACAAAAGATAAGAAAACAGATCTGGAAATTGAGCTCATTACTCCAAAGGCGCCACAGCAACccacaataaataataacttatccCAGCAGTGTAGCTCCagcgatattaaaatgaaaccgTCGAAATCAGACGTTAAAAAgggtaaaaagaaaaagacGAAAAGTAAAACGGATTTAAAAGCGAAGAAGAATAAAAACAAGAGCCCCAACAAATCCaagaagataaaaaaataacttttttaatttgtcattttcaaaacattaaaaataatatagtctGAGGCGATTGTGACTTTGTCGttttctttattgtattatgGTACTCATAATTATGACCccctaaaatattaacatttttagcTGGACTCGGAGAATTTCGGATACGTGATTTGAATGACGAAATTAACAAGTTGATGCGGGAAAAACGTCATTGGGAAGTGCAGATAAGATCACTAGGCGGGCCCGACCATGCTAGAGTAGGCCCGCGGATGTTGGACCAAGATGGCAAGGAAGTGCCAGGAAACCGGGGTTACAAGTATTTTGGCGCAGCCAAGGATTTACCAGGTTTGTTGATATTtctaataagtttattattacaaattagtCAACTTTCCTAGATTTCCTGAATGTATGAAtgaattcaataatataacacgcttattaattaaattaatattacaataggattatactaatacaataatattattaataatttgtcaattacTAAAAAAGTACAACGGTAGGCAAGAGACATGGcttattagataaaaatacaacacttttttaacagTTACAGAACAAGCAAcaacaacaataattaaaaaaaaattgtaaacaataaacaacaactaatttatgatttattgtCAGCCATAAATCCATAATAAATCACTCCAAACGTCTCTTAAAGGCGCCACTGTATTGGCAATTGTAATCGACGCAAACTATTAAATAGTTGCCCGTCAAACGTCAGCAAACTCTGGCCGTAATTTGTTCGAATTTTTGGCAAGGCAATGTAGCttacattttttcttttttgtataGTCAGATTAGTATGGATATGGTTGTTACTTGATACAATTAGTAAATAGAttgttaaaacatattatttatcattttaacgATTTTACAATTCAGCAATGAACGTAGATCTTCTAGGTACCATTCTGtacagatattatttttaatttcagtgaACAGAATTTCTGCAAAACTTGCGACTCCTTGGAGTGTTAGAAATAATGTTCATTTCTAAATTTTAGGAGTGAGAGAATTATTCGAGCAAGAGCCTCCACCACCGCCTCGTAGAACGCGCGCAGATCTTATGCGTGACGTGGATGCAGATTACTACGGATACAGAGATGATGATGATGGGCTCCTGGAACCGTTGGAGAAGGAGGCTGAGAAAGAcggtaaattataaaatgaatatatggAATGTAacacatacacacaaaaaaaatgtgagtTATGTGTTGTTATAGAAATATACGGTGTATTAATACttcttgtttttgttacaGCAATAGCAAGAGTAATGGATGAATGGGAAAGAAATAAAGAGCAGAACACAGAAGAAGATATACCCGAAGAGGAGAATATCTATCCAGAAGACGTAAGTTCGTTCAGTTTCAGTAATAGCTGATTATGCTCGATATCGATATAGAGTAAAACTAAGTGGCCTTGAAAGGAAGTAATTTGAtcgtatttacaaatattttcattctaatcttaagttaaatatatctgaaatatatattttgaaaaaagtaGGTAGGGTGTAGTAGGTGACAAAGATCATTCAATAAAAGGTAGGTTTTCTTGATGATACGAAAATTCATTGCAGTCATAACTAGTAGACGGAGAGTCGTTATCTTCTATAATATTGCTAGAAGTAGTTTAAGGAAGTCTCCGAATCATGTTTTAGTATTGAAgatttgatattatataaattgattaTTCTAACAAGGCAACAACGAAAGAGCAGAGCTcttactctgtaacttccagTACCGATGGTTATGTATGGAATGTCGATGTACATCTCAAAATCTGTAAAACTAACCTCATTATATAGACAGTAAGGACTCAGTTGTAGGATGTAAAAAAGTGCGTGcatacaaagtacacatgtcagaagcgaaacttctttgtaaattaattattactaaggtaaaagccccaatagacaATCATGtgccagtatatgatcactccatgtatttgtacaTTCATTCACACTGTTTatgtgctaatgataatataaatgaacaaaacatctgcgtttactgcacaagacgcgactgaattgccatctaaagttttaaacaaatacatcCACCAAcagcgtgtattttttcttgaTCTCCCTTACTCTCTTGTCGATCTTTTTCACTTGCTTGCTCTCTATTCTCACTCCAGGGCTACGttcgccctttctcactctctcaaccggtctcaatcgctctcacccttttcttcgacacaaacgctgcacatctttgtgacactaatattattattattgcgtttcatccgtaaaaatTATACCCTCATACGcctaaaaaagtttcacttcaaaaacatttgtCGTCATATTACAAAAATCCATGAtagtaagataaaataataataaaatacgtaatttCATTTCCAGCCCGAAGACAAAAGACTAGAAGATGACGAAGAAAAACCAGTTTCACACGTAGCAGTGCCGTCACAGAAAGATGTAGAAGAAGCATTACTCAGAAGAAAGAAACAAGAGTTATTGGAGAAATATGGCTGTCTCGATGTAAAGATTGAAGGAAGTTGACCTtagttatgaataaatttatttttacataaaattgtattcatttcgtaaaattaaaaatgtttttaatttaacatccacaaaaattaaattatacaacaccgaattttttttttttgtaaaattttattgattaatagcttttttaaaataatactttttaaattaaaaatataggcaAAATGATGTATATCTTATACACGAAGAGTTTATGTACTGACAATACCGCTAATAATGAATTGTGTAAtaaagtgtgtgtgtgtgcgtgTCTTGTCAACTACAATCCGCTCGAATATACGTGACTTCACGTGACAAAACAAATTCACGATTATAACCAGAGCACTAGGAATCCGTGGAGCACCACCAACTCTTATAGAATGGACAAACAAAGAGCTATACAGTTCACCGTTAATTCCCCAACACGAGGCATTGTCAGCAGAGGTTGTCCACAAGGAGTCCTAGCACCACTACTGTGGAACCTTGTAGTTAACGAGCTTATTACAGAACTCAGCGCTGGCAATCTCTACACAGTGGGATATGCGGACGACATAGCTATCTTAATATCGGGGAGCTTTGAAAGCACCTTATGGGACCTCATGAGAAGGGCTTCCAAAGTGATTGAGAGGTGGAGCATGAGCTGtctgtcaacccatcaaaaacagaGTTAATAACTCTTTACAAACAGAAGAGTTCTTGGACAGTACAGACTTCCAAAACTCTCAAAACTCATACTTAAGAGTGAAATCAAGTACTTAGGTGTGATTTTGGACAGTAAACTGCTCTGGAACAAACCTAGAACACAAACTAAACAAAGCAACGATCGCCTTCTATGAATGCAAAAAGATGCTAGGCGTGAAATGGGGCTAATCGCCTATGTCAGTATATGGCTATATACTGACATAAGCAGGCCAATGCTAGCCCATGGAGCCCTGGTTTGGTGGCCAAGATCAGATTTTCAAACCGAAATTACGAAACTTGAACCCTTCCAGAGGCTTGCCTTGTCCGCTGCTAGCGGTTGCATGAGAACAACACCAACTGCAGCAATGGAGATAGCCCTGCAGATGGGTCCTCTGGACCTCCACATACAGTAGGAGGCAGCCCTAGCTGCCATCAGTGCTGGATCTATGGGAAAAAAATCACTATACACACAGTGATTGTCAATAGAGTATGAAGATGGTTTGTAAATAGTTATTGTTAGCTTTGCGAATGTCGTTCTTAATTATCCACCTAAGAcgtttaaattctaaacacgCGTTACTATCAATAAGAAACTTCCACTGCCAATGAAGTTGCGTTTTAGTTCTTAATTTAGCAAtgatttaattactaaaatatacagaGTAGACCCTTTggttacttattttttttttctaggaAAACATTGATCAAAAGAGCTATATCAACATCATCAATAGCAAGTAATTGTCTCCAGTCTACGACTTTTACGATACaaaataacgaaaaaaaaaattccctTATTAAAGTTTCATTGAGTTATGTTAGTAATATTCGATGGTTTGCGCAGGTTGTTAGAAATGTAATTAAGAGTTACTCTTAAGGGTGGATGATGACAACGGGACAACTCATCACCTGAATCTACCGCTACCACATTTACTCTGCTGTAACTCGACTCTTCACCTGTAAGGACTGCATCTAACCCTCCTGTTCCTCCTGTTCTGAACTGAATTAAGCCCAGTTCAACAAGGAAACAgttaaaattcattatatatataaaaattcgcCTAATATCAAAACTTTTACTTTGTTATGGAATCTCGCTTTTGGCTTtcagggcctttacagctcagctcgggctgttttggcgagcgtagctcggcctgaatggcgttttatgcctaggctagcgcaagggcgtctcctgtgagactcgaacctcggcttgggccgtcgcggggtggtcaatcgcctgaagggcaggacggaagctaactggagtgagcgaagtgcgaagtaaagttCCTCGCCTTGCCCGGTgtaggcggttttttacccttaTATGtgtttggctatttttattattattgactgcgcgggcggcttttaatttattaactacggtaattggatcgtccggatccgccAGTGTATGTcgaggcctcctacgagctTTTTTTTGGGAAggaaaatattacttacataatCAAACaagtttatatacaatttttcagAAGTGGAAGGTGGTAAATAGACaacacaaacatatatatactggcctataaaattaaatcttcaACGTCGCTTCTTTCATATTCTGGTAAACGCGTAAGGGGCCTTTTGACAAAATCATAACACCCCCTCCAGGACGCCCACGGTCTCTGCGAATAAGAGTCCAGTCACCATCTTATTGATGGTGACAGGTCTCTCACATACAGAACTATCCAGATTTGTTTGTTAAAGCGACCAATTCGACTCCGATAGGCGTTCGTTCTGAATGTTAGTAATTTCTGTTAATGCATTTTTGCTTCCGATGTCCTTAGTTGAGAACCGAGAATCAACTAACTCTGCTCCGTAAGCCTTTCCTTTGCTTTACTAGCGTATATTGGTCAATATTAGTACTAAGGGTACAATAACACACCGAACAATCACAAAATTTCAGAACTCTtaagaaaaatgaaacaatagcactgtatatcataatatttattttgaacaaCTTTGTTAATAAACATAGTCAAATATAAGCAAAATATACAGAGTACGGACACGCTTCGTGCATCCTTGATGAACAGACAAATGTACTTTTGTCTCATTCTAATTTCGCTCGAACGAGTGAGACGTATATACATTTAGAGTACATAAACACTACCATTGTAGGCCAACAAGACATAACAGGAACAATTGCActggtttaaattaaataatatagcgTGTAACTAGAGTTGCCATatggaaaatataatttgcaagaataaaactaaagaaagtatgaaaaataaagcagacctggaaaatataattgtaacatACCCAAAAAAGCGGGAGTTTCTTTTATGACAACTTTATTTTAACGCATTAATTGTCGTTtttaattcacaaaaataGTTGACCAGACATCGGaatgtataaaacattaagcTCAATACAGTTAAGGAGTTACTACCAACCACTATTCGTTCTAAAGGAATAACTTTGCTACATCttatatgagaaaatatacCATTCACCATATTGTTTCGTAAACAGTAGCGCGGGCGCAACTAAAGCTTACCTATAAATCTAGAACTATATACACGCAATATAggaaaaatactatattactaaataatttctCGATCTAACTCATTTAATCGTCGATACAAAAGCAATACTAGAATCTCTGAAAGTTAATTTACCACCACAAAATCGTAAGTACCAAATCAGACTATCTATTTTTTAAGATAcacacaatattaaattatataaactatagaTAATACTATCTGTTTTATAATCTATGACAGTATCCTCAGCAGAAATTAGCTTTGACAAGTACAACGTAAACGTCAGTTTTTGACAGTTACGTTTTTGACTGACAGAAGATAATGCAATTCTGTAATTCATAATACGACcaaaatttttctttataatcatgttgttttattttacacattatcTATTGGATTCTACGTATTGTTCGTGCTAAGGGTACATATTTTTGCGTCAAAATGTACTTATATTCCTATAATGAAAtgcgaaataaataattgtgataGTTTTACCTTATCGAAACTAGCAACACCGATCTT containing:
- the LOC123712270 gene encoding uncharacterized protein LOC123712270, with product MVIAQLEKQDIQNIADLICSPPEADYYNAIKDRLISLYEESNSAQTKKLLSQVELGDQKPSQLMRQMKQLNKDKFPESTIKMMWLEHLPPHIRSVLVVSEAFKINTTLDDLTLLADKMMEVHTPSQHIAAVATPFTPVASPPIPEQPTIDTLIGEIRRLSLEVAELRVQPRDNYRNSRSRYHLQSRSRNASTKRNENRRESQMEDRSRKKSPMPYCYYHHRYGMDAKKCAPPCSFKPINQSEN
- the LOC123712287 gene encoding pre-mRNA-splicing factor ISY1 homolog; the protein is MARNAEKAMTTLARWRAAQVQEAGGQRERRPYLASECNDLPQAEKWRLQIVREIAKKVAQIQNAGLGEFRIRDLNDEINKLMREKRHWEVQIRSLGGPDHARVGPRMLDQDGKEVPGNRGYKYFGAAKDLPGVRELFEQEPPPPPRRTRADLMRDVDADYYGYRDDDDGLLEPLEKEAEKDAIARVMDEWERNKEQNTEEDIPEEENIYPEDPEDKRLEDDEEKPVSHVAVPSQKDVEEALLRRKKQELLEKYGCLDVKIEGS
- the LOC123712286 gene encoding uncharacterized protein LOC123712286 encodes the protein MDQISLQEPQSHEESIKSQNKSVIHSEYPLTLEAENETLGFPNMPSISTLNTQKPSSPISSKRGTPRASIKSDGKRNSRILSPQSPKSISLKSPVGGKLTDIASSLIREPEKEASKEDLSITRGSVPVINNIDKIANMTKKLTSEANALRESIKSLSDDITKTKEVFAAEDAEDVNFPYHLFLIELIINRIHMKCDCFELDYNNLVIAANFLGKQPIVLYDMSYGKVVDFDHLNVGKSILFAMTYDKICGIKEFVVNLQMSKQPPCSNCVTKIAETKMDYTKQFSKLREELCKKWTEEQPTDNIICTTSTPLSKQMFYLYCGDSDQNESIGMVEITTRMSFLGKEITTAFSATSKPQGTAYLRKEDNGMSLYACQNVEMDCQGKVLLDEEVLTRREVPRSMHTMSSRRPESPVSQLSTLSPQSTREYVAQQKHIYNQESPNKYDEIFAKVNSNELKIRVPKSTKIDRMGKYDKIQELCTCEETPYNTGDQIQFQLPNDRASNTYTSNLMYTHKTHDKRSDKDRRIINITPSNCPVPVNMSKQIHPQKDVFILKIGKKLETKDKKTDLEIELITPKAPQQPTINNNLSQQCSSSDIKMKPSKSDVKKGKKKKTKSKTDLKAKKNKNKSPNKSKKIKK